GCAGCTCGCGGAGCGGGATCAACCGCTCTGAGCCGTCGTCTTGCGGGACGCGCTTCATCAAGATCGGCCAATAGGGGTTGAGCGGGTTGTGATCCCAGAGAACGGTGAGGCCGCCGGGCTTCGTGACGCGCACCATCTCGCGGATTGTAGTGGCGACCCGGGCCGGCTCAACGACGTGATGGAGCAGGGCGACGCAGATCACGACGTCGAAGCGATTGTCAGGAAAGGGGAGCTCATCAGACCGCCCGCCGACAACGACTGCGTCGCACCGGTTGCGGAAGATGTCCAGCATCCCGATCGAGGCGTCACAGCCGTAAACACGGTAGCCTTCGGCGGCAAAAGCGGCCGCCAGATGTCCCGTGCCGCAGCCGACGTCGAGGAGGTCGCCCTGCGGCTGGCGCGCTTTGACGAACCCGAGCCGCTTGCGTCGGTAGTGATCCATGACATGCTTCGGCAGCGTGTCGTCGTAATGGCGAGCGACTGCGTCGTAGAGGAGGGTGGTCCGCTCTACCCCATCGCCGCTCAGCAGATACGGAATGCCGCGCACAATCGGGTAGACCGCGAGGCAGCCGCCGCAGCGGAT
Above is a genomic segment from Dehalococcoidia bacterium containing:
- a CDS encoding methyltransferase domain-containing protein, producing the protein MSSREEVHQIRELGSLACPECRSALVQEGATIRCGGCLAVYPIVRGIPYLLSGDGVERTTLLYDAVARHYDDTLPKHVMDHYRRKRLGFVKARQPQGDLLDVGCGTGHLAAAFAAEGYRVYGCDASIGMLDIFRNRCDAVVVGGRSDELPFPDNRFDVVICVALLHHVVEPARVATTIREMVRVTKPGGLTVLWDHNPLNPYWPILMKRVPQDDGSERLIPLRELLAPLPRSAQVEVHRLGFMPDFLPAPLVPLGARVEALLERTPLLRALAAHNVVAVRKR